Proteins from one Cicer arietinum cultivar CDC Frontier isolate Library 1 chromosome 3, Cicar.CDCFrontier_v2.0, whole genome shotgun sequence genomic window:
- the LOC101493284 gene encoding disease resistance protein Roq1 isoform X4 — MSKRTFGDIIGEGGSSSSSSKEFDSIQSYRYIYDVFISFRGVDTRNTFVDHLYAHLIRKGIFVFKDDKQLHKGNSISRQLLQAIQHSRISIIVFSKDYASSTWCLDEMAAIAECHRELKQPVFPIFYDVDPSCVRKQIGLYESAFLLLAEQFKHDPHKVDGWKRAMTCLGGSAGWDVRNKLEFEEIEKIVQAVIKTLGHKFSGFADDLIGMQPRVEALKSILRLSSEDDGFRVLGIWGMGGIGKTTLATVLYDTISHYYQFGACCFIENVSTIYRDGGATAVQKQILRQTLKEKNLDAYSSSEISGIIINRLYNRKLLVVLDDVDQFEQLQELHINPKLLRPGSRIIITTRDMHILELYGVDRIYEAELMNDNDAHDLLCRKAFKSDNSRSPFVELIPKVLKYTQGLPLAIRIMGSFLFNRNAMQWRATFDGLQNNPDKRIMKVLQMSFEGLQLREREIFLHVACFFEGEREDYVRRILHACGLQPNIGIPLIAEKSLITIRNQVICMHKMLLELGKQIVQGQHLDEPRFWNRLWLYRDFHHVMMTKVEATETKAIVLDQKEDGFKFSKLRVEDLSKMEHLKLLILNHKNFSGKPIFLSNSLYYFSWNGYPFTALPSNFQPYDLVELNMPDSNIEQLWEGIQCLPCLKRMDLSNSKNLKMTPCFDGILNLERLDLTGCINLLQVHPSIGLLSELVFLSLQKCSSLVHLDFGSASRLWSLRVLLLSGCTKLKSTPDFTGAINLEYLDVDHCASLFTFDGSLAKLRVLSLRDCTNLVRLGDSLDKMTSLTTLDLCGCLKYKCLPVNSAMKSLVFLDLSFCNISNLPQAIGELRGLERLNLQGNNFTAIPSLQCLSNLAYLNLSYCHCLQRLPQLPTTSGPSDSMGIYFKTTSGSRDHRSGLYVFDCRKIFGGSIWISSIDHQYEWLQRLLKNSSSSDYSNSNVSGWFHVA, encoded by the exons ATGTCTAAGCGAACGTTTGGGGATATAATTGGGGAAGGAGGTTCAAGTTCTAGTTCTTCAAAAGAGTTTGATAGCATTCAAAGCTATAGATATATATACGATGTGTTTATAAGTTTTAGAGGTGTTGATACACGCAACACCTTCGTTGATCATCTCTATGCTCATCTCATAAGAAAAggtatttttgttttcaaagaTGACAAACAGCTCCATAAAGGGAATTCCATTTCACGCCAACTTCTACAAGCAATTCAACATTCACGTATTTCTATTATTGTCTTCTCAAAAGATTATGCTTCCTCAACTTGGTGTTTGGATGAAATGGCTGCTATTGCTGAATGCCATAGGGAACTGAAACAACCTGTTTTTCCTATTTTCTATGATGTGGATCCTTCTTGTGTCCGAAAACAGATTGGGTTGTATGAGAGTGCCTTTTTATTACTCGCCGAACAATTCAAACATGATCCACACAAGGTTGATGGGTGGAAGAGAGCTATGACCTGTTTGGGTGGATCAGCTGGTTGGGATGTCAGGAATAA GCTAGAGTTTGAAGAGATTGAGAAAATTGTTCAGGCTGTAATAAAAACACTGGGTCATAAATTCTCTGGGTTTGCTGATGACCTTATTGGAATGCAACCTCGTGTAGAAGcattaaaaagtatattaagattAAGCTCAGAGGATGATGGTTTTCGAGTTTTAGGAATATGGGGGATGGGTGGCATAGGAAAGACAACTCTTGCGACCGTCTTGTATGACACAATCTCACATTACTACCAATTTGGTGCTTGTTGTTTTATCGAGAATGTCAGCACAATTTATAGAGATGGTGGGGCCACTGCTGTACAAAAACAAATTCTTCGTCAAActctgaaagaaaaaaatctgGATGCATACAGTTCTTCCGAAATATCTGGAATTATAATAAATAGGCTATACAACAGGAAGCTCCTTGTGGTTCTTGACGATGTTGATCAATTTGAGCAACTACAAGAATTGCACATAAATCCCAAATTGCTTCGTCCAGGAAGTAGAATAATCATAACCACAAGAGATATGCATATTCTTGAATTGTATGGAGTGGATAGAATTTATGAGGCTGAATTGATGAATGATAACGACGCTCATGATCTTTTGTGTAGAAAAGCCTTCAAAAGTGATAATTCAAGAAGCCCTTTTGTAGAACTAATTCCTAAGGTACTAAAATACACTCAAGGTCTTCCCCTGGCAATTAGAATAATGGGTTCTTTCCTTTTTAACCGAAATGCCATGCAGTGGAGAGCTACCTTTGATGGATTGCAAAATAATCCAGATAAAAGAATCATGAAAGTGCTTCAGATGAGTTTTGAGGGACTACAACTAAGAGAAAGAGAAATATTTTTGCATGTTGCTTGTTTCTTTGAAGGGGAGAGGGAGGATTATGTAAGACGTATTCTACATGCTTGTGGATTGCAACCTAATATTGGAATTCCACTCATAGCTGAAAAATCCCTCATAACCATTAGGAACCAGGTAATTTGTATGCATAAAATGTTGCTGGAGTTGGGGAAGCAAATTGTTCAAGGACAACATCTCGACGAGCCTAGATTCTGGAATAGATTATGGCTTTATCGGGATTTCCATCATGTGATGATGACCAAAGTG GAAGCAACAGAAACTAAAGCCATAGTTCTAGATCAAAAGGAGGATGGTTTCAAATTCAGTAAGTTACGGGTTGAAGATTTATCAAAAATGGAGCACCTAAAACTACTCATATTAAATCACAAGAATTTTTCAGGAAAACCCATATTTCTTTCAAATTCTCTATACTATTTTTCATGGAATGGTTACCCTTTCACTGCGTTACCATCAAATTTTCAACCATACGACCTTGTTGAATTGAATATGCCCGACAGCAACATCGAACAATTATGGGAAGGCATCCAG TGTCTACCCTGTTTGAAAAGGATGGATCTGAGCAACTCTAAAAATCTGAAGATGACTCCATGTTTTGATGGAATCCTAAACCTTGAGCGGCTAGATCTTACAGGATGCATAAACTTGTTGCAGGTGCATCCATCAATTGGACTTCTTTCAGAACTTGTATTCTTGAGTTTGCAGAAATGTAGTAGTCTGGTCCACCTCGATTTCGGCAGTGCATCAAGGCTATGGTCTCTGAGAGTTTTACTTCTATCTGGTTGCACAAAACTTAAAAGCACTCCAGATTTCACAGGAGCAATAAATCTTGAGTACCTTGATGTGGATCATTGTGCAAGTTTATTCACATTTGATGGATCTCTTGCAAAGCTTAGAGTCTTAAGTTTGAGAGACTGCACAAATCTTGTTAGACTAGGTGATAGCCTTGATAAAATGACATCTCTTACAACTTTGGATCTATGCGGCTGCTTGAAATATAAGTGTCTGCCTGTCAATTCTGCTATGAAATCTTTGGTTTTTCTAGATTTAAGCTTTTGCAATATTTCTAATTTACCTCAGGCTATTGGAGAATTAAGGGGTTTAGAGAGACTAAATTTACAGGGAAATAACTTCACTGCAATTCCTTCTCTCCAATGCCTTTCCAATCTAGCATATTTAAACTTGTCATATTGTCATTGTCTTCAACGTTTGCCGCAGCTCCCAACAACAAGCGGTCCATCAGATTCAATGggaatatattttaaaacaacatCTGGATCACGTGATCACAGATCAGGATTATATGTTTTTGACTGTCGTAAAATATTTGGTGGATCCATATGGATATCTTCTATAGACCATCAATATGAATGGCTACAAAGACTATTAAAG AATTCAAGCTCGAGTGattattcaaattcaaatgtGAGTGGTTGGTTCCACGTCGCGTAG